In one Limosilactobacillus oris genomic region, the following are encoded:
- a CDS encoding GlsB/YeaQ/YmgE family stress response membrane protein, translating to MHWLWVLIVGGVIGLAAGAITRRGGSMGVISNIIAGLVGSALGEAILGAWGPQVAGMAIIPSIVGAVILVLIVSLIFGIRPET from the coding sequence ATGCATTGGTTATGGGTATTAATTGTCGGTGGTGTGATCGGGTTAGCAGCTGGTGCCATCACCAGGCGGGGCGGCTCAATGGGTGTTATTAGCAACATCATTGCCGGATTGGTTGGGTCGGCTCTTGGGGAAGCAATCCTCGGTGCATGGGGCCCACAGGTAGCAGGGATGGCAATTATTCCATCAATTGTCGGGGCGGTCATCTTGGTACTGATTGTTTCATTGATCTTTGGGATTCGCCCTGAAACATAA
- a CDS encoding CsbD family protein produces the protein MVSDKHGLKDQVAGKLKEVKGKLTNDKGEQVAGKVQKTFGKAKDKLQDVKEKMSEKTREAK, from the coding sequence ATGGTTAGCGATAAACACGGATTAAAGGACCAGGTAGCTGGTAAGCTCAAGGAGGTCAAAGGTAAGTTGACCAATGATAAGGGTGAACAGGTAGCCGGCAAGGTCCAAAAAACTTTTGGCAAGGCGAAGGATAAATTGCAGGACGTTAAAGAAAAGATGAGCGAGAAAACAAGGGAGGCGAAATAA